In Lolium rigidum isolate FL_2022 chromosome 3, APGP_CSIRO_Lrig_0.1, whole genome shotgun sequence, the genomic window ATCTAAATTACGTAGCGCCGCTATGATAAgacagtcttatcaaccattgtgcATGCCCTAAGGAAGCCATACATCAAAAGTGTCTTACTTTGGTGGATACTGTCCACATATACAAGAACCTTTTGAGAAAGTTTTGGGTTAGGATATCCTATCAGTTTTGCATCGTGATATGATTCATGAATACTCAGTGCTATGGAGGCAAGAGTACACAGACACTGGTGTGATGATTCAACCAAATGCTGCCAAAATTGGTACTCCGGCTTTTGTTATCTCGCCTAAAAATGGTGATTAACTGCTTTATAGGAGACGGTTGGTGTGAGTAGAGTTCACCAATAAAATCATGATCATCGTTCACATCAAAAAAAGTGTGTGCACGGATGGAAGAATAGCGCACTAGCTACCTTTGGTATTTTGATTTTCTATGGTCAGGTCTAAGTGTCCATCGAGTCATCGAGATGTGCATAAGTGGTGGCGACCAACCAAAGGAAGGGTTGGGCTTAGGGCAAAGAAAATAATCGAGGGAACATTGGTGTTGGCTGTTGTGTTAGATTGCTAGTAACCTCACGCCGGAAACATGTCAAACAGCTCCCGACTCACAAGCAAAATGTGTGATGGATGAAACTTTGAAACAGAAGGCCTCAGACAAGCTATATATATAAAGCCATACACCGGCACCACAATACATAGTTTGAATACAACCAAACCACGGATAGTTCACGCATGCACAAATTGACCCACCCAAGATTACGTCACAAGAGGAATACATGAAAAGAGTACATACAAGAGTCACTAAGTACAACCCTGAAGCGGTCCGAATAAGAAACGACGCTCAAGTGACTCCAGCTATAGCTCGCTCATGCAACCTCGAAACCTCGCCCAACTCCTCGTCCAGAACAgcgtctactccctccgtctgacCAACACCCTCCAGCACTACTTGTGTAGCATCATAAAGGCATCAACATGGATATCAATGAGTTTCCCTTCAATAGTCATCCTATTATGAATATTCTAGAGGGCCCATCTCTAGGCCGCAAAGGTAAAACAAGCTAATCTATGAAGGGGGCCCGAAAGGCCAAAGGCAATAAAGATTTTAGAAACACAATGCAGGGCCAGCCCAAGCACAATTCTCACACGGGGCAAActaaaaataaatataaatagtactaaacttttattctttttgtgtttttggcatAAAGTATTGGTAAGTACAAATTTTCTACTATTTTACTTACCATTGTTAAACATGGAAATTTTGCTAAATTTTATGTAGTATTCAATGTTTTAAATGGAATTCGGCCATGTACAATTACCTCGCCATGCTTATTTAGAGGGCTGTATTTTCTATAACATGTAAAACATTGGTTCAAATATTCCTTGTTATACATTTGTAATGGATAACTTCAAACAAACTTGCATGTGCTAAGTTTAAATTGTATTTTGTAAGAAAGTTTCTTCTGGTATTAGGTTTCAGAAATTGCATAACTTATGCAGTATATACATTTTTTTAAGTCTATAAAGAGTACAACCTAACAATTTTCTAAATAGTGGTGTCTAGGATATGACTAGGTAACCATATTATTGAAACTTCTAGGGAACAAATTAAGGCACTCTCGTTATTCTTTACTCTTATTTTCTAGGTATAATGAGTCTTACATGTTCGAATTGGCTCATTAATAAGTTGACAACTTGTGGATACTACTTTTATTTAAGAGTGAATTTCGGTTTTTATCCGCTACTTTGTCAATTTTGACACTAATTATCCCATTTAACAATTTTATTAATCCTAATTACCCCATTAAGGAAAAGGTTTTGCCAAAATTTACCCCCTTTAAAGTATTAGAACATTTTGACAGGTGGTTCCACGTCATCTAGTCCATGTGGCGTGACACATATGCGGTTTTTGGCCAGATAAGGTTCAAACTCCTCTAGCATCTTTGTCACACATGAATCATTTGTCAGCTCAACCATGGAATTTTCATTGGTCTCCTTCTTCTGATAATACACGGTGTCCCAAGGGTTCAAACCCAATTCTTTCATCTTTTCCTTTATATCTGGTTTGTGGGATAAAGCCAGAAGGCCGAAAGCCGCATACCTATCACGCCACATGGACCTGATGACGCGGACCCATATTTCTAAAAGCTCTAATATTTTAAAGTGGGTAAAATTTGGCAAAACTTTTCCTAAATGGGGTAATTAGGATGAAGATTTATTAAATGGGGTAATCAGTGTCAAAATTGACAAAGTAGGGGATAAAAACCAGAATTCACTCTTTATTTAAATAGCATTGCTTTTGGTTATCACCAGTTAACATAAAATAGTGCGGATCTACTATACAATTGGAGACATATAGTTTAATTATCTATATCCTTTTATGCAACACAGAACATGAAAATTTAGTtagcatatactccctccgtcccaaaatgtaaggcacttaaggattagtcaaaagtcaatgcTTTTTAAGGTTGACTAAATTTATCAAAAAATGAACATTTACAATACCAAATCAGTACGGTGAcgaaaacacccacacccattcatcataaagtatattttcttaatgtgtccattcgatattgtagatgtaaatatttttttctaaatatttggtcagaGTTAATAAGGTTTaacttttgaccaatccttagatgccttacattttgggatggagggagtatctttttttgaaacctttaccgtaggggaagcccctatgaTGTAAATTTATAAATAATAAAACAACACAACATATATCAGTATGACCTAACATGTCATCACCGATCTGATTTAATTATTTGCACTATGTGTTGATCTTCTTCTAAAATTGAAAAATATATGTATTTTTAATACATTCAACAATGGTCTATTTGGTGTAACAGATAATAATTATATTGAAGAGTTCCTCCTATGGAGGTTTGAGGCAGTGCCCATGCTTGCCTAGCTGGATATGGGCTAGTTCTGCACATATGCTATGTTTGGTGCGAGATAaggaaattatttgtttgttacacTCCCAGCAAAATCCCTAAAATGATACCACATTGTTCCCTTGTTTGGATTACTAGCATGCAAATTACTCGACAACTATATGTATgagttatcttgttgattccactAATGTACTGTCATATTTTCCCAACAAAATCTCTAAAATGTAACAACCTTTTTCCATTTATTGATACCATTGATATTCAAAATATTGCCCACTAGTTTAGTTTTCTTGCCAATGTTGGTCAGATCATGCCTGGTAAAATCCTTGAACATGGATAGAGTCATTTTCCTCAAATTAAAGACACCTTAAGATCTAAACGCACTTCTTGGTCTACCCTTTTTTGTATGTACTACCAACAAATAGATTGGCTAGCAAAGCTTGACCCATATATATAATAGCACAGGAACTCTTCTTGTAAGAGTTTGTATATTTCAATCCAATCATGCACAAGGAAAAACTCTCTGAAGCGCACAATTATGGGTTAGTGAACTTCCATCTTACTTTAGCTACAAAAAAATTccttactactccctccatcccaaaatgtaaTGGTCAAATTATTTTGCATGGTCTTTTATGCACCACTAATATTTAACAAATTACACTTATTGAGAATGAATAAATGGCACCGTTGCATACGTCTTCCAAAGTTCTTTCATTTCATATATCTTTATATATAATAATTTGTTGACATATTGTAAGTACAATCCATAGTCAAAGTTCTAAGTTAATTACCTGTGAAATTGAAGGGTGCCTTAAATTTTTGGACGAATGTAATACTATTTAGGCGGTAGACAATAACCCACCCATTGGAGATAATGTCCATGCAAGAAACCTTTTCAGAAAGTTATGGGTTAATATTTTATATATATCCATTTTGCATCATGATATGATTGGTGAGTGGTGACTACTCGGTAGATGCAACTGTGGAGTGTATGTATAACTGATGTGAAAATTCAACTAAAGGCCTGCCAAATTTGTGCCCATATTTGTTAGCTCAGCTAAGAAACGGTAGCTAGTTAGTTCATTAGAGACGGTTGGTGGGATTAGGgtcttttaattttatttgggCAGTTTAATTAGGATGGCATGAAAATGGATATAGTTAAGGTGTGCAGTAAAGTACAGTTGGACACATGATTATCGTTCTCAAGCATTCACGTCAAAAGTGCACACGGTCGAAGAATTAGATGGCTTGGTCTTCAGGTTTTCTTTGGCCGGATTAGGATAATATGAAAATGGGGAAACGAACAAGTGCATGCGCACGTACGCCACATTTGTTAATTGAGGTGGCTATGGCCTCAATGATCAATACTCGATAATGCGAGCCACACACGCAGATTAGCGAGAATTATGTCCGAAAGTTTGTTTAATAAATCAGCTCTTGTCCCCTATCTACTTGATCATGCTTCACGTGTATCATGAACCCGGAGACCATCCACCCAAAGAGATGATGAACCCGGAGACCAAATAATAGTTTTGACCTGATTACATGGAGCAGAGCAACCATGCATGATAAAGTGTGGAGTAGCTCGGAGGGGCAAACTGCAGGTTCGTCGGAATCGTCTGGCCTAAGCGTAGGTGGGAAATGTGCATTTGGTGGTGGCGACCAGCCAAAAGGCAGCGATGGGGGCACGGAAGAACTAGATCGAGGAACAAGCAAGGAGTGTTTGTCCGTTGTGTTAGACTATTAGCTCGTGCACAAGATATCTCAAGACAGGCGAATACCAATCAGGTCCCGATCGACCCAGAGTAAGGACATCTTCAACGAGACGAACCAAAacagcaacccaaatggttcgatTCTATCCGTTTGAATCGCATCGTGGATAGAAATTGGACTGATGTTCGGCCTGCCAAGCCTGTGCCATTCAGCCATTCGGTCTGTTCTAGCAAATTTGGAAGGGCCCGGAGTGGCCAAGCGAAGGACACGCTGGATATCCGGCCCGACGCATGCCTGACCCAAATTTGGTGAATGCATGGGTCAGTCCGCGCGAATCGGTTCGTTTGGATCGCGCCGCGGACTATCCAGAACAGGATGAGTCGCCTCGCTAGAGATGCCCGAACAAACTTGTTCACCCTATCAGACGCACACATGTTCAGGTTCTCTGCCTTCCTGCTCCGGCCGGGAAAAGAGAAACCACATGTGAAAATTGCGAGGAAGCGGGCCTCGATCGTAGCTGCTGCTGTTAAACCGTTGCGCTGTCCTGTGCCATCACCGTCCACACCAGTGACAGTAGCAATGTAGGTAAGCTTTCCTAGGCTAACAGGGACTACCAGTAGGGTTTGGAGCGACTATGTTACCCATACCGTCGCCTTCTACATTACACTCAACTCTACAAATACACGAACTCCAAAAAGAAACTCAGCAACTTGTACACGTATGTGAGTATATTGCCATAGGTTTTGAATAAGCTCAACAAGCTCTAAAATGTGACCACCTTCCTCCCTTTCTTGGATTCCCAGCATCACCATCAGCTCCATGTATGAGTATTTTTGTTGATTCCATTCATGCCATCCTTTCCTAAACCCATCCTTTCCGCCACTTCTTTGTCATGGACCACCATGCACTGTCAATTTGTTTTATGGGACACAAAGCCGGGAACATAGTTAAAACTTGTGCGCTTTCACATAAAACAAGGTTACGTTTTGGTTCGTGACCACATTCTCTGCATTACACCAATATATAGTGGCTACCAGTTATGTGGTCACGGCCAAAATTTTGACCCCGTTTGGACACATCCAAAAAAAATTGCCACACCTGCCATGCCTCAATGTCCACTTGTTTATGTTTCATATGCCAATATGGACACATCCTGGGCCAGCAAAATCTTGTCCAAAACTTTGGCTATACTTTAATTCGCCTCAAATCAGACACACCCTATAAATTCTAAATGTACTTCTTGGTTTAGACTTTTATGCATATACCAGTAATACATAGATTGGTTAGAAAAAGCTTCACCTACATATATGCATGGGGAAACGTAAACTAGTTACTGAAATTTAAATGCATCATGTAAGGATAGCTAGATTCCATGATGCCTCTACAATCTACATGATAGGAGAAAGATTCTTCTGGTAAGATTTTGTATATTCGGATGCAATCATGCAGAAGGAAGTGGGACTCTTCATCAAAGCTAAGGTTGCATGGTGCACTGCACAATAATGGTCGTTGATCAAGTAACTTGACGACTAAGAGTAAGAGGTGCGCTCGTGACTCATAAATTTCCCTCTTACTTTATAGGAAAAAGGAAACTACTCTGTAGTTCCATTTAGGCAGTAGACAAGAACTCATTGAATAGTATATCTTAATCAAAAGTCACACCCTCATCTAAAAAAGTGTAATTAAAATCACAGTCCCGAGAACTAAAAGGTAGTGATCTCAACCCTATATTGTGTAACTCAGCTTGTTGGGAAATGACCGACGGTGACCACACTAGTAGGGGGTGATAAAGCTAGACAACAAAAGGGACTTACTTGGAGGGATAATGTCCATGCAAAACCTTTTGAGAAAGTTATGGGTTAAGATTTCCTATCCATTTTGCATCATGATGTGATTCATGACTACTCATTGCATGTTGAGCGGAAACTGATTTGATAATTCAACTAAAGGCTGCCAAAATTGCTACTCCTATTTCGTTAGCTCACCTAAAAAATGGTAGCTAATTACTTTACGAGGTGGTTGGTGTGAGTAGAGTTCAAACTAACAAGTACATGTGCACGAATGCCAGCCAGACTTGTTAATCGAGGTGCCTGCCGATCGTCTACGACTCAATTATGCAACTTACACACGCTGAGAGTAACATCCGAAAGTGAGGGGAGTTTGTTTAATAAATCAGTGTGTGTCCCCTATCTGCTTTGCTTCATGTGTATTTCATGAACCAGGAGACCATCCACCAAATTAAGAGATAATGAATCGGCAGGTCAAAGAATAGTTTTGACCAGATTAGACGGAGCAAACCATGATGTCCATTGCATGATAAAGTGCGAGTGTAACTCAGAGAGGCAGAGTGCAGGTTCATCGGAATTGTCTAGTGGTGGCGACCAGCCAAAGCCCAAAGGCAGGGATGGGAAACAGAAATACTAGATGGAGGGACAAGCCAAGTGAGTGTTGTCTTTTGTGTTAGAGTTAGTTCGTGCTCAGAATATCTTAAGACGGGTGATTTTGGTTACAAACAATACCTGACCGAACAGTTCCCGATCGACTTATTAGTGGAAGAATGTTTTGGTTTTTTCTGGGCATAAACTGATCGGTGGATGAAACTCAGAAGACAGTCGATTCAGTGCACAAATGATGCACGGATTGACTTCTCAACGACAATTGATAGCAAAACTGAGCGCAAGAGAAAGATAGATCAACGTGCGGCCTCAATCTGCAGAAGCATAATCAGCCGGTGGTGATGGCCAGAAAAGCTAAGCTCGCTGGAATGAGACATATTGCCAGGAACCTGGCGAATTTGTTCACCCTACCAAGACGTCCACACCACGTTCAGGTTCCACCTTCCTGAACAACATACCCTGCTCCGCGGCTCGGGCCAGGGAAACCACAGAAACCACAAGTGAAAATGGGCAGGTAACGGGCAGTGTGTCGCCATGTCGGTGCCCAGGCACACAGATACACATTGCGGTCTCGATCATAGCTGTTGCTGCTGTTAACTGTTGTACTGTCATGTGGCAACACCGTCCACACCAGTGGCAGTAGGATTAGCTGCCTTCAAGGCACCGATGTAGATATAGATTGATGGCGAGCGTGCTCTGTACTTATACAGACTACAATGCTTCGCAAGAGTGTCCTTTACCTGAGCAATGTATGTAACCTTTCCTAGGCGATGGACAGGCACTGTTGCAAGGTTTTGGAGCGACTGTACTCCCCATAAGCACATTGATCAAGACGTGTCGGTGTGCCAGAAAGCATCTCCTCACGACCATGAACACTACATATGCAAGCATTACCATAGGTTTGAATAAGCTCGACGAGAAGCAAAAAATTTATACATTGGCATGTTATAGTCACTGCATACTTCAAGGCAAGTTCAAGCTCAGCTCAAGCTAAATAGCTTGTCAACCCAAGGCTCTTTTTAACAACAATGGATGTAAACAAAACTGAACAGAGCAAGACAGACACTGGATTTTGCTGCGTTTTGCACGTGTAGGAAGAAGGTAGAGAGGCCCTTTCAGTGACGCACTTCCATGAACAGTGGAAGCAGCTACTGCCTACGCAATAAGCAGGCGAAGGGGACAGGCCATCTACACTACACATATCACCCCTTCAGTTTCGAAGCACGCTCACCGGAAAAGATCGCCCAACTGCAGCAAACGCTGTAGGGCCTCGGTACAAAGACAACAGGACATCCCGCCACCACTCATGTTCCGGCGTGGTCCAGAGCTGAGCAACTCGCAAGGACACTGCATAGGGCAGTCGGTCAGTTCGTCGCAGATGATTAGATGTGCTGCGATACAGGCGGGATCATGAACGCTGCACAGTATGCCTATATGGAGTTAAACAGGTTCGATCTGGGACCACCTACCTTGGAGTAAGATGGTGGGCAGTCCTGATGAATCCATGTTCACGGTGTCCGGAGGAGCCATCGCTCCGTCAAGTGTTTCGCTGCATGCGCCACGAAGCAGATTCCAACGCAATGGGCTTTTGGGAACTGGGTCATGACTGCAAAAGGACCAGGACGTTCAGTTTTCACAACATTCCAGTTGATTAATAAATTATGTGTTTGGTTTCTGTTCATCAAAGAAATAGGACAACCCTTTCAGTATAAATAAACCATAAAAGGAAATACGTTGGTGGTTCAACTGTCAAGAGGAATTTAACCATTTTCTATTCAGTACAATATGTCGGTTGTCAGTGCGTTCATTACCGAAAACTAAGGGAGAACTGACAATAGTAATAATTTCAGCGTATATCAGGTGTATAGCAGGTACACATTGACAGGGTTCTGCACTGAAAGTGATGTATACTTCAGAAAATCATACGTTGGACATGATAAAGCTGAGGCCTAGATCTATCAATTAATTCTGTAGGATGCCATGAGAATGTGACAGACCTCAATCATTTGGTGCAGAGCTTTGGGACTCTGTCTGATCAAATCACAGGAGATTGTGCCAATTTCACACAACCAGGTTATGAATGTTCAGATACTGCAGGACCAGCAGGAAACATGTGATTCTTTACTGGTTGAGGCTAAACAGAGCTATGGCATAATTATATACAGTATATGATATCTAGCATATTTACGTCTGGTAAAGTAAAGTATTAACCATTTTCTATTTGGTACAATCCGTCAGTTGTCAATGCGTTCAGTATCAAAAGTTAAGGGAGAACCTACACTAATAGTAAGTTCAGCGTATATCAAGAGTATAACAGGTATGGATTGACAGGGCTCTGCATCGAAAGTGATGTAGGCTTCAGGAAATTCTAGACGTTGGACATGATAAAGCTAAGGCCTAGATTTACTAACCTATTCTGTAGGATACAATGAGAATGTGACAGACCTCAATCATTTGCACAGAGCTTGAGGCCTCTGTCTGATCTAATCACAGGATAGTGTGACTATTTCACACAACCATCTTATGAATGTACAAATACTGCAGGACCAGTAAGGACACTGTGATTGTGTACCAGTTGACGTTACACAAAGCCATGGCATAATTATTTATGATATCTAACATATTTACGCCACTGGTGAGTAAACTGTAGGTTTGGTTCCTTTTCATCAGAGAAACCACTTTCAGCATAAGTAATAGGCAAGAAAGTAAATATGAGCTCCGATGTTGCAAGGAAAATAACCATTTAATTGTAGTACAAACTTTGGTTTGCATTCAGTATTGAAAGCTAGGGGCTAAGCAACAAATTTAGTAAGTTTCGTGCGAGTGTACAACACGTATTATTGACAGAAGCTCtgaattaaaggaggagcttcagGAAATTATAGACATTGGACACGATAAAGCTGAGGCCTAGATCTATCTATCAATCAATTCTGTAGGATACAATGAGAATGTGACAGAACTCAATCATTTGCGCCGGAGCTTGGAGCATCTGTCTGATTCGATTACAGGAGATTGTGGCCACATAGATGCCTCTTTCACACAACAATTTTATAAATGTTCGAATAATGCATGATTAGTAGGGAAGCTGTGATTCTGTACCAGTTGACGCTAAACATGGCTATGTCATAATTATGTACGATATCTAGTATATTTATGCTTATTCAGACGTCGATTAACAATGACCATGAATCTCATTAATGTGGAAAAACTGTAAAAGCTAGAAAGCATGAAGATAAAAGAAAGAACTTAAGGAAGAGCATAAAATAACAGTGCTTACCTCTCAGGGCGACAACATTTGATGAGAGAACAAATAGTTCAACAATGAATATAGCAGATGATGGAAACTCCCATACCTGCAAATGGCATATTCAACTACAAAGAAAACAATTGAAAGAATTCACAGAAAAAACTTTCTATATAGTTCTTCGATACCATCATTGTCAGAAGAAATAACTTGAAGTAGCTTGAAATGATGACAGCTAACAGAACCTCTCTATACCTGAGTAATAAAAATGTAACCGTGAGCTCAATTATAACGAACATCAAATGTGAAACTCTAATGTGTTTTCACCACCTTCTAAGACAGAAATATACTGTTACAGAATATTACTGATTATATAAATGATATCCAACTGAGAACACTATACACACGATGAAATAACAGGTGTATTTCTAGGAATTTTGTTATGAGAACTGAAATATTCCACCAGATATCCAGACATAATAAAAAAAGGTTACACAAGTATTCGACAATACCTCATAATATCAAAAGATAGTTTGAGAATATATCGTACTCCCAGAAGTAATATTGCCATAAATACGACGTTCCCTAACAATGAGTTACCCAGAACCTGAAGAACAGCAGAACATCAATACAGTGTTAAGGTAATGAGAAGCAGAAACATCAGAACACAGCCAGCTTTTATAATCACCTCGCTGCAAATGAAAATTGTGGACAACATGCTTCTGGAAGAATTCTTATCAGCTGTGTTGCCTTCTGAAACCGATATTCTGACTTATATAGTTATGGTCCGTATAAGTTAAATATTTGAAACAACCAAAACTGAAACTAAGAAATTATAAATCAAATGGATAcaagcatcaacaacaatatacACCAGAATGGACTGGTACAGTATTCCCTGCAAGAAAAAAAACACAATCTGATACGTAAGGCAAGTTAGACATTATATGCACAGAAGAAGTAAATGACAGCGGAAAATATGACAACAAGAGTCCCAAATATACAGTTCGAGATTACGAATCAACAACTATATTATCCAGGCAACAACACatatacactcttgttggatggaaTGTCAAGGCATAAAAATAGAAGGCTGAAATGCATATGACACAGGCAAACCATCAACAAGAAGGAAAAAACAGGCAGATCTGAAACAGATGAAGCTTCAAATTCAGTATCATGACTCACATGCAGCAATAAGTAAATCGTAAAACTAGGAAGACAGTTTGATGATGCAAATTGTTAGCACTGTTTGTTGCTAGAGTAAAACATACATGACAAATCAAGTACTTGTGATATTAAGGTAAAAGAATACTAGCCACAACAATTCAGTAGCATTCACAAGTTCAGATAGAGTAGACACTTCGTAAACCAAATAATGTAACTCAAATGATCACATGATACCAACtacaaacatcacatggataatgtAACTGCAGTGCAAGTGGATTACTACAGAACCGCTAAGGAAGATCAAAGCACAATTTATGAGTGTTTAGAGCATTAACACCAAAAGCTCGTGAAATATGCAGCACAGACCATTGACTCGAGTTGACCCTAGggtcttctattttattttttgaggAATGTACAGCTGGCACCAGGCCGGCCTAAACCATTATGGTAGAAAAATCAGGTTGAAAAGTTATTTACAGAAGCAAAAAAACACAGGGAAAGACTAGAAACTACAAGGCCGGAAAGAAACAAAAAGGCCCAAAACGGAAAACAGCATAATCTCTAATAAATTAGGTGGACAAAGCTCTAACAGACAGAGTAAAAAAGGAGAATATTATACAAGAGCGGCGAGGTGAGCGAACATAAAATTAATTGCACTGGGGTGTTTGAAAATGCAGAGTAGCACTTGAGTGAGGCTGCATAGTATGATATGGCTCCCACCTTATCAAGAGATGAACCAATGTGCAGCTTATTAAACAGCAGATGCCGGTACGCCCTGGTCTTGTGCAGAATCAGATCAATCAAGATaatctgcaggggtgtacaaagaGTAGGAGTTAAGTCCTAACATAGTGTACCATTTGTATTGGAGATATAAAAAACTTCGATCCACACGGATATCAGAAACTAAAACTCATATATCGTTGGCCATCATCATACCATGAACTCACACTCGATGTAGGGATCAGCGACAGCCTTGCAGTTATCCTACATATAAACAGAAGCATCCAGAATTAAATAGGCGCttgcaagaacaagaagaaagggtTACGCAATTACGCATACGACGCCTCTTACGCATTTCATCAAACGGATGTTGCCCGGAGAGTACTGCACGAAGAGCGTCTTCACGCGCCGGCCGCAGCCGACGCAGCGCGGCGCCTCCCCTTCTGTCTCGGCGTCCGCCATCACGCTGAATCTGTTCGCGCAAGCTTCTGAAATACAGAGCTGAATCAAACGGGGCTGAGTTGGAGCGTCGGGAAGGCGGGAGCGGAGACGGATCTAGGGCGGCAAAGAACGAATCGCATCACACACCTACGGCGCCCAGTGGGGGGCAGCGTTGCAGCTCGAAGGCGGCCGACGAGCAGCGGCCGGAGGCGGGGAggcgtggccggcggcggcagaAGGGCAGTGTGCTGCCGGCGTGAGTCGTCGAACGGCCGATTAG contains:
- the LOC124700733 gene encoding protein ARV 2-like gives rise to the protein MADAETEGEAPRCVGCGRRVKTLFVQYSPGNIRLMKCDNCKAVADPYIECEFMIILIDLILHKTRAYRHLLFNKLHIGSSLDKGILYQSILVYIVVDAFRISVSEGNTADKNSSRSMLSTIFICSEVLGNSLLGNVVFMAILLLGVRYILKLSFDIMRYREVLLAVIISSYFKLFLLTMMVWEFPSSAIFIVELFVLSSNVVALRVMTQFPKAHCVGICFVAHAAKHLTERWLLRTP